One genomic window of Branchiostoma lanceolatum isolate klBraLanc5 chromosome 5, klBraLanc5.hap2, whole genome shotgun sequence includes the following:
- the LOC136434832 gene encoding inhibitor of growth protein 3-like encodes MLYLEDYLEMIETLPQDLRDRFTEMREMDLQVQNAMDTLEERVKTLFANAKKMKPEARDEQFEKIRQDYYKALEDADEKVQLANQIYDLVDRHLRKLDQELQKFKMELEADNAGITEILERRSLELDNPTPSGSQHGGKPKTEKRKYVTQTEHQPEKRPASDKLLRTLTNGTPDSPVSYRSNTSTPPTPSLYPSLQQPSPALTLPNLGQIGAGSGAIAAAAAQAVNQTLQMQQGRRTSSLKTTYEVMKNANLTNLGLDFNLGTNYGVTAQANSPSISTADTSRSQRTQKKTPKAAAAAAAPAASTAVPPPAPVETFQPQATIIEEPATSSMDWTFDPNEPRYCICNQVSYGDMVGCDNEDCPIEWFHYGCVGISEPPKGKWYCPQCTAAMKRRGVKQK; translated from the exons CGAGATGGACCTGCAAGTGCAAA ATGCAATGGACACGTTGGAGGAGCGGGTAAAAACGCTTTTTGCCAACGCTAAGAAGATGAAACCGGAAGCGCGGGACGAACAGTTTGAGAagattcggcag GATTATTATAAGGCACTCGAGGATGCAGATGAAAAAGTTCAGCTTGCCAACCAAATCTATGATTTG GTTGACCGGCACTTGCGTAAACTTGACCAAGAACTCCAGAAATTCAAAATGGAATTGGAAGCAGACAATGCTGGCATCACAGAAATCTTGGAGAGAA gATCCTTGGAGTTGGACAATCCTACGCCATCAGGAAGTCAACATGGCGGAAAACCTAAGACTGAAA AGAGAAAGTATGTGACACAGACAGAGCACCAGCCTGAGAAAAGACCAGCGTCTGACAAGCTGCTGAGAACGTTGACCAATGGGACGCCAGACTCTCCCGTCAGTTATCGTAGCAACACATCCACCCCGCCCACTCCTAGTCTCTACCCAAGTCTCCAGCAGCCTTCGCCTGCACTTACTTTGCCCAACCTGG GTCAGATTGGTGCAGGAAGTGGTGCTATTGCTGCTGCCGCTGCTCAAGCTGTCAACCAAACACTTCAG ATGCAACAGGGACGTCGCACCTCCAGCCTTAAGACCACGTATGAAGTGATGAAGAATGCCAACCTGACCAACTTAGGACTAGACTTCAACCTGGGGACCAACTACGGAGTCACAGCACAAGCCAACTCTCCCAGCATCTCTACTGCTGACACCAGCAGGTCTCAGAGAACACAGAAAAA AACACCAAAagctgcagcagctgcagcTGCGCCCGCCGCCTCCACAGCTGTGCCACCGCCCGCACCTGTGGAGACCTTCCAGCCTCAGGCCACCATCATAGAAGAACCCGCTACGTCGTCCATGGACTGGACCTTCGACCCCAATGAACCAAGATACTGTATATGTAATCAG GTGTCCTATGGAGACATGGTGGGCTGTGACAATGAAGAT TGTCCGATCGAGTGGTTCCACTACGGCTGTGTTGGCATCTCCGAGCCGCCCAAGGGGAAATGGTACTGCCCACAATGCACTGCTGCTATGAAGAGGAGGGGGGTCAAACAGAAGTGA